The following nucleotide sequence is from Syntrophorhabdaceae bacterium.
TCTATCTCGGCAAGGTATACTACAGCAGGGGCAAAAACGAAGAGGCACAAAAGATATATCAGGATATTTTGAACAGCTCATCCGATTCTGTAATAAAAACCCTTGCAGAAACAGCACTGGAACATATTAAAACCATACACGGCACTCAAACATCAAAGTCCAAATAATATCCAATAATTAATCCCGGATACGTCATGAGAGCATTGTGTCGGGCTTTCCTTAAACAAACCGTCGCGAGGCGAGGAAGCTCGGTCTTTTGCATATAAGCAAAAGTTCCGAAGCTTAAGCGCGAGCGGCATAAACCAGCTCACAACCTGGGATAGAAGGGGCGGCTCCATGGACCGGGGCACCCACCCGGTGGGTTGGCCGCGTGGAGGGGGCAACGCGAGCCCCGATAACGGCAGCCGCTGGAGCGTATGGGCGTGTTTGCGAATAGGAATCTATAGCGAGTTCACGAGCCGGGTACCCGCGTGCGGGCGTCCTGGGAATAGAGATCCCGACACAGATGCTCACCCCAGTGGAAAATCCGGGTTTATTGAATGTAAAACAAAACTACAGATTGAGGGCGCTTACTGATTGTGTCTCGACTTCGCCGTCTCCAATACCTCTATGAAGGCGTCGATCCGGTTATGGGTGTCCACCTCGTTGTAAGAGCTGATATCGACGATGTCACCCTCCATGATGAGGGTGGGTATATCGTCGTATACCCTTCTTAAGGTCTCGGCCTGCATAATGATCCCCGCATGCCAGCTCCGGCATGAGAAGGCAGAGTGAAACACCACGCCGTCAAGCCTGTAATCCTCTATAAGTTCTATAATGCGCTCAACTTTCGGGATTGAACCGGGACGCTTCCGCGCCTTATCATACCAGTGGGTATAATACCGTATAAATCTCCAGGCGATGTGTTCCAGGGGATCGCTTGTTTTGGGAAGATCAAGCCTGGAGAGCTTTTCGGCCACACGGTAGGTGGTCTCCGCGGGAAAGACAGCGCCTTTCTCGTTGAAATACTGGAAATCACCCAGCGCAAACCAGGAAGGTAAACCGGCCCCCCAGGCCAGTCTGTATCTCTCTTCGTCGGCGACGCCTTTCTTCTCGCTTATTTTCTGCTTCAGCTCCGCATTCAACTCCGCGTAAAAATCGTAGGCCTCCTGCGTCCCGAGCATAAAGGTGATGGGCACCATGGTGTTCATCGCGTCGCCCGTATCCATGGGTGTCGGGGTGGCCTTACGGAGATCATAGGTGTCAATGAAAAGGTCCCAGGTCCTGTCCGACAGGTCAACGATGGCCTCCAGCCGGTCCCAGTCCATCTTTTTCCCGGTATGCTTCTCGCAGAAGCGGACGCATTCATGGAGTTCCTCTGTGGCATACCTCACATAGAACTTTTCCACGTCCTTCCGGTCGATATTAGTGTCCCATGGCGGATAATACATGCCCCCTACAAAAACAGGCACATCGTGGAGGTAATGTTGCGTTGCCTGCGGCCACTTGAACCGGGGGTCGCAGAGCTGTTGGGCGCTGCCGATGATCATATCCGGTCTGCCCATACCACCCCAGGGGGCGCCGGGAGGGGTTTCTCCCAATTCCTCGCGAAGCATGTCAAAACCAAGGTTGCATGTTGCATAGGTACAGAGGGAACGGGAAAAATTGTCCGACTCTGCTTTTTGAAGATATTTCTCCGCATCACGCTTGGCAGCGCATATGCCTGAGAAACTCTCCCCCCAGGCAGGAACAATATCCATGGCCTGGAGAATCTCGTCGTGGGCATCCTGTATGTATGCATAGGCGACCTTCTTGCCCTCCTCCTTTGCCGAAAGGGTAGCGGCCATGTTCGCCCTCACCATTTTCGGTACCTTTGCTGCGGTTTGTGTTGCAAGCGCCCTTGGTTTCCTCTGTTCAGCCATGGTGAGACCTCCTCAAGTAATACTGTATGTGTATCCTTATTTGGTAATGTATTTTTCTCTCAATTTTGGCTTCTCGATCTTCCCTGTTGGATTTCTGGGTACGCTGTCGAAGATAATCTTTCGGGGGTGCTTGTAGCGGGGCAGGTTCTCGTTGCAGAATGACCTGCCCTCACTCGTTGTACCACCTCTAGAATTAGTTTCTCCACTAAAATGACCGCTCCCCAAAAACTGGTCAGGCCATAATGTTAGTTTTCCAGCCTTCGTTACGGGAACTGGAGCGCAACACGAAAAGGGTCTGTTCCATTGTTGCGTGGCCCTGGATTATGACTGCACTTATGAATTAGAAATGGAATTAGGGCAATTTATGTTATCTTATCAACTAATTTCTGCGTTTTAATTTCTTTCTTAAAAGATGCTATCCTTTTTTAGGCTGAGCGAACCATATTCAGCCCCGCTGTCTGTGTGTCGTCTTCCACGCCCTCCCATCGTTTAAACAGGGAATGGTCGATGTCGAACTGGTCAAGGATCTTCCCTACGGTGTGGTCGATGATGTCCTTAATCGTTTTTGGAGCATTATAAAAGGCAGGAACAGGCGGGAGGATAACACCTCCCAGATCGGCAACCCTGGACATCATCTCAAGATGACCCTTATGCAGAGGCGTTTCTCTTACCATAAGAACGAGTTTCCTTCTTTCCTTCAGAGCAACGTCAGCAGCCCTCACAATGAGATTATCATTATATGAATGGGCGACGCCCGACAATGTCTTTATCGTGCACGGAACGATCGCCATTCCGCTGGTTTTAAAGGATCCGCTTGAGATGGAGGCTGCCATATTCTTTATATCGTGCACCCGGCGGGCAAGCCTTTCCACTGCATCGACCTCGTATTCACTCTCTATGCATATGTTCCTCTTGGCCTGTTCAGAAAGGATCAGATGGGTCTCCACATCCAGTTCCGCTAAGACCTCAAGGAGCCGTATCCCATAAATAACGGCTGTTGCTCCTGTAATTCCTACCACGATTCTTTTCACAATACCTCCTGTTTCCATTTTTACATTACCTGCATCTATACCACAATATGACAGGTGCTCATCAAAAAAGACCAAGCGGCAGGGGAAGGAGGGGGGGTTCTCCAATTCTTCCAGATGGGGGTCTTCTGGTTCAACCCTGCCGGAGCTTTGTTCACTTGTCACACATTGACCCCCCATAACTTTATGGTAAGTAAATTTTAGCTGTCAGGACAATGAGCAACTGCTTCATCTGTTCCCCAAGGGTAATTGCCATCAAACTGCATCACTTGGAGTGCTAGGAAGATAGCATTATAGAGAAAACTGTACATGCCCCGGTATTCCAGCAACTGGTCTCAAATCGGTCCCTACCTTGTGGGCTGCGTTACATTGTCCTTTGAGACCGATGACCTCTGCCTTGATTTTTTTCATAAACCCGGAATGATAGGTTGAACGTTTTATCTTAATATCTCTAATAGTTGCCGTTACGGTACGACCTTGATATTTCTGATCCTGCACAAATTGTATAATCTCCTTTTTCCGTTTTTCCATAAGCCTTCCCGGTCCTAATCCAAGTTCATCTTTTTTTAAGCTGGTGATCATTAACAACTGGTTCAATACAACCTCTTTGAGTTTTCTGTTTTCTTCTTCAAGTTTTCTTAAATCAGATGATTTTAACGGTTTGGAATTCCTTTCCATTCAACTGCTATATCAATCTATTCTATGGGCATCTTAAAGAACTCCGCTTCTTAAACTACCCCCTTATCCTTGAGTTGAGAAAGTTTTCTTTTACTGAAACCTAATAACCCGCAATAGATTTCTTCATTATGTTCCCCTACCATAGGGGCGCGACAGGTTACCTTACCCGGTGTTCGCGACATTCTGAAAGGAAAACTGGGTATGGGGATCGTTCCTATCTTAGGATCCTCAACATAGGTGATCATCTCACGCGCCTGCACCTGAGGATCGTCTTTTATTCTGTTGATGGTATTGACCCTACTACAGGGGATGCGTACAGATTGAAGGAGATGCAATACCTCATCACAGGTTCTCTGTGCTGTCCATTCCGCAAAAATAGGATCCAGTTCTTTTGCATTGTCGAACCTAACCATATCGTTGGCGCCGTAAGTATCGGTAGAGGCCAGATCGGGCCGTCCGATTACCTTTGTCAGTCTTTTCCAGATACCGTTTGTGGCGCCGGAGATTAATACCCATTCTTTGTCTTTTGTCTCAAATATCCCGATATAGGCATGAAAACCAAGATTACCCACCTGGATGCGTATCTGGCCATAGACATCATAGAGAATAAGGGCACCCATCATCTGGGCAGAGAAACATGCAGTGTCAAGCAGGGAGGCATCGATGAACTGTCCCTCACCCGTTTTCTCTCGATCATATAAGGCAGTGACAATACCGATGGCGGCAAAAAGTCCCGACATCATGTCATTGCTGGTGACTGTTGCCTTGAGTGGGGGAGAATTCGGGAACCCTGTGAGCATGAGGGCGCCTGATCGTGCCTGAGCCACATGGTCGAAACAGACCATCTCCCGGTCCGGTCCATTCTGGCCAAAACCTGAGATGGCTGCAACGATAATCCTGCCATTGATCTCCTTGAGACGCTCATATGCCAGATCCACGGTTATGGGGGCACCGGGCGTAAAATTGTGGAGTACGACATCAGATCTCTTTACCAGTTCTCTAAGTATCGCCTTGCCTTCCTCGCCATTAAAGTTTAGAGTGATAGCCTTCCTGCTTCGGCCCGCTACTTTGTAGGAAAGCGTCTCTCCGTCCGGGCCGAGGAGGCCCCAGTGTCTATCCGGGGCCCCCTCTAATTCTTCAACTCTGATTACTTCCGCTCCCATATCACCCAGCATCATGCCGCATACTGGACCGGACTGAAATCGGGACAAGTCCAAGACCCTCACGCCTTCCAGCGCTTTCATTACAGTTCCCCTCCTACCAGCCGTGCTTGGCACAGGTCTTTGCATAATCAGACTGCTGCGCCTGGACGCGTGCGATCTGCTCGTCCGTCAGCCATCTCTTGTAGTCCACCGTGTCCGACGGGTAGTGGCCGCGCGTAAATCTCCAGGCTGTGACGAACGGTTTTGTCGCGTCGAATCCCATGCCGCCTTCCCAACCGCCGAGGCCCTTTATCATCGGCTCCTGAGGCTGGGCAACTATGCCTCTCTGCTGGCCCGGGAACGTCAGGATGTCATTTTTCGGGTCTACCCTCGTCTCAATGGCCCACAGCACATCGTCCATATTATAGATGTCAATGTCCTCGTCAACGGCGACGGCAAGGCGCATTCCCGGGCAATTGGCAAACGCGGCGGTAAGTATATTGCGCTGGAGACCCTCTTCTTGTGCCTTTGTTTTTCGCACCTGGAAGATCACGCCGCCGCCCCACTGCAAGGCAATCGGCACAAAGCAGTCGACCACAATGCCCGGGGCGATCCTGTCTGCCATTTCCATCAAGCCGGCCTCTCGCAGCAGGTCATAGCCAGCATATTCAAAACCGCGGGCCATGGCGGTGTGGAAGATAGGTTTGGCCTTGCGGTAGGTTATTCCCGTTACCTGGAGCTTGCGGACGATCCAGGACCTGCCGAGATAGCCCTCCCACTCCGGAAAGAACGGTTTTTCCCTCTGCACTTTTGCCTTCTCCGCCTCTTCGGTCTCCCACACGGTGCTCGTGTCGTAGTAGCCTTCAATGACGATTTCCGAATCCGCGCACGCATAGGTATCCTGGGTTTTTGCCTTTACGATGTTTATCGGCGAGCCCTGGAAGGCGCCGGCTATACCGAGCTCATCTGAGCCACGGGGTACGATTGTACGGACGTTCCAGGCCCCGGCTACCATCTGGACTGAGAGAGGCGGATTAATATTGACGGTGACGGGCACTATTTCATCCTTGTAGTACTTCTGGGTGGCCTGACCGATATGGGTGAGCTGGGCGTGGGACTGAGAAGCCCAGTCCTTACCGCGGAAATGGGTTCTGTTGAAAGAAACGTTGGTGCCCCCGCCGAAGTATTTCCCCATCAGCAGGTTGATGCCTCCACCAAGGATACGTCCCGCATCGTCCGGACCGTGTTGAATAATAGGCAGGGTAGCCAAAACATCAATATCTTTGTCGATAAGGACCTCCTGCACCGGGCCATCGCTGACGACTTTGGGCGCTAACGGTTTGCGGATGCCTTC
It contains:
- a CDS encoding 2-hydroxyacyl-CoA dehydratase family protein; translated protein: MAEQRKPRALATQTAAKVPKMVRANMAATLSAKEEGKKVAYAYIQDAHDEILQAMDIVPAWGESFSGICAAKRDAEKYLQKAESDNFSRSLCTYATCNLGFDMLREELGETPPGAPWGGMGRPDMIIGSAQQLCDPRFKWPQATQHYLHDVPVFVGGMYYPPWDTNIDRKDVEKFYVRYATEELHECVRFCEKHTGKKMDWDRLEAIVDLSDRTWDLFIDTYDLRKATPTPMDTGDAMNTMVPITFMLGTQEAYDFYAELNAELKQKISEKKGVADEERYRLAWGAGLPSWFALGDFQYFNEKGAVFPAETTYRVAEKLSRLDLPKTSDPLEHIAWRFIRYYTHWYDKARKRPGSIPKVERIIELIEDYRLDGVVFHSAFSCRSWHAGIIMQAETLRRVYDDIPTLIMEGDIVDISSYNEVDTHNRIDAFIEVLETAKSRHNQ
- a CDS encoding UbiX family flavin prenyltransferase: MTSEQSSGRVEPEDPHLEELENPPSFPCRLVFFDEHLSYCGIDAGNVKMETGGIVKRIVVGITGATAVIYGIRLLEVLAELDVETHLILSEQAKRNICIESEYEVDAVERLARRVHDIKNMAASISSGSFKTSGMAIVPCTIKTLSGVAHSYNDNLIVRAADVALKERRKLVLMVRETPLHKGHLEMMSRVADLGGVILPPVPAFYNAPKTIKDIIDHTVGKILDQFDIDHSLFKRWEGVEDDTQTAGLNMVRSA
- a CDS encoding CoA transferase, which codes for MKALEGVRVLDLSRFQSGPVCGMMLGDMGAEVIRVEELEGAPDRHWGLLGPDGETLSYKVAGRSRKAITLNFNGEEGKAILRELVKRSDVVLHNFTPGAPITVDLAYERLKEINGRIIVAAISGFGQNGPDREMVCFDHVAQARSGALMLTGFPNSPPLKATVTSNDMMSGLFAAIGIVTALYDREKTGEGQFIDASLLDTACFSAQMMGALILYDVYGQIRIQVGNLGFHAYIGIFETKDKEWVLISGATNGIWKRLTKVIGRPDLASTDTYGANDMVRFDNAKELDPIFAEWTAQRTCDEVLHLLQSVRIPCSRVNTINRIKDDPQVQAREMITYVEDPKIGTIPIPSFPFRMSRTPGKVTCRAPMVGEHNEEIYCGLLGFSKRKLSQLKDKGVV
- a CDS encoding UbiD family decarboxylase, yielding MKKKDVTSVRAALEYLDDKGEVIHITNEVDPLKPEIAGIQRGLDEGPALLFENIKGYPNFRNCGNILSRRDRICDLYDAKDQLELKERLREGIRKPLAPKVVSDGPVQEVLIDKDIDVLATLPIIQHGPDDAGRILGGGINLLMGKYFGGGTNVSFNRTHFRGKDWASQSHAQLTHIGQATQKYYKDEIVPVTVNINPPLSVQMVAGAWNVRTIVPRGSDELGIAGAFQGSPINIVKAKTQDTYACADSEIVIEGYYDTSTVWETEEAEKAKVQREKPFFPEWEGYLGRSWIVRKLQVTGITYRKAKPIFHTAMARGFEYAGYDLLREAGLMEMADRIAPGIVVDCFVPIALQWGGGVIFQVRKTKAQEEGLQRNILTAAFANCPGMRLAVAVDEDIDIYNMDDVLWAIETRVDPKNDILTFPGQQRGIVAQPQEPMIKGLGGWEGGMGFDATKPFVTAWRFTRGHYPSDTVDYKRWLTDEQIARVQAQQSDYAKTCAKHGW